From the genome of Hyalangium ruber, one region includes:
- a CDS encoding ABC transporter ATP-binding protein, translating into MTPAADPGPEPGGPVAPVLEVVALEKAYGALKAVQGLSFQVAPGEVLGLVGPNGAGKTSTLRCLAGILPVSSGRVVVTGHDVAVAPVEAKRALAFLPDEPRLFEYLTVWEHLNFVARLYGVEGWEEKARALLSEMELVGKERALPGELSRGMKQKLSIACGFLHEPRLILLDEPLTGLDPIGIRRMKASLRQRAEHGAALVLSSHLLPLVEELCHRILVIAGGRAVALGTLAEIRARMSGVDDGSASLEELFVRITSAGADERPGPAGP; encoded by the coding sequence ATGACTCCTGCCGCTGACCCGGGCCCCGAGCCGGGAGGCCCGGTGGCGCCCGTGCTGGAGGTGGTGGCCCTGGAGAAGGCTTATGGCGCCCTGAAGGCGGTGCAGGGGCTGAGCTTCCAGGTGGCGCCGGGGGAGGTGTTGGGGTTGGTGGGGCCCAACGGAGCGGGGAAGACGTCCACGCTGCGGTGCCTGGCGGGCATCCTCCCGGTGTCCTCGGGGCGGGTGGTCGTGACGGGGCATGACGTGGCGGTGGCGCCGGTGGAGGCCAAGCGGGCCCTGGCGTTCCTGCCGGACGAGCCGCGCCTCTTCGAGTACCTTACGGTCTGGGAGCACCTGAACTTCGTCGCCCGGCTCTATGGCGTGGAGGGGTGGGAGGAGAAGGCGCGGGCGCTGCTCTCGGAGATGGAGCTGGTGGGCAAGGAGCGGGCGCTTCCGGGAGAGCTGTCGCGGGGCATGAAGCAGAAGCTGTCGATTGCGTGCGGCTTCCTGCACGAGCCGCGGCTGATCCTGCTGGACGAGCCGCTCACGGGGTTGGACCCCATCGGCATCCGGCGGATGAAGGCCTCCCTGCGGCAGCGAGCAGAGCACGGGGCGGCGCTGGTGCTGTCCTCTCATCTGCTGCCGCTGGTGGAGGAGCTGTGCCACCGCATCCTGGTCATCGCGGGAGGGCGCGCGGTGGCGCTGGGGACGCTGGCGGAGATCCGCGCGCGGATGAGCGGCGTGGACGACGGCAGCGCCTCGTTGGAGGAGCTCTTCGTTCGCATCACCAGCGCCGGAGCGGATGAGCGGCCGGGGCCTGCCGGGCCGTGA
- a CDS encoding CheR family methyltransferase produces the protein MSAEEFRLLRDHVYAHCGILIREDMKFVMERRLWPRLEALGLPNFAAYHRFLRYDTRRNAELDSAVEALTTHETYFFREPVQLKAFTEEVLPLLQQRNAGTRRLRIWSAGCSTGEEAYTIAMLLKESRLFEGWEVEIYGTDISRRVLTTARKAEYGPSSLRATPPEMLSRYFISLGASKVRVRDDIRAWVSFGHLNLLDAESCLLVPRADVVFCRNVMIYFDVPARQRVLQVFSDKLVPGGYLMLGHSENLLNLGAAFELVHLRGDLVYRKPELSWKVER, from the coding sequence ATGAGCGCGGAGGAGTTCCGCCTCCTGCGCGACCACGTCTACGCCCACTGCGGCATCCTCATCCGCGAGGACATGAAGTTCGTGATGGAGCGGCGCCTCTGGCCGCGCCTGGAGGCGCTGGGGCTGCCGAACTTCGCCGCCTACCACCGCTTCCTGCGCTACGACACGCGCCGCAACGCGGAGCTGGACTCGGCCGTCGAGGCGCTCACCACGCACGAGACGTACTTCTTCCGGGAGCCCGTTCAGCTCAAGGCCTTCACCGAGGAGGTGCTGCCCCTGCTCCAGCAGCGCAACGCGGGGACGCGGCGGCTGCGCATCTGGTCCGCGGGGTGCTCCACCGGCGAGGAGGCCTACACCATCGCCATGCTCCTCAAGGAGAGCCGCCTCTTCGAGGGCTGGGAGGTGGAGATCTACGGCACGGACATCTCCCGCCGGGTGCTCACCACGGCGCGCAAGGCGGAGTATGGCCCCTCCTCGCTGCGGGCGACGCCGCCGGAGATGCTGTCGCGCTACTTCATCTCCCTGGGCGCCAGCAAGGTGCGGGTGCGGGATGACATCCGGGCCTGGGTGTCCTTCGGGCACCTGAACCTGCTGGATGCGGAGTCGTGCCTGCTGGTGCCTCGCGCGGACGTCGTCTTCTGCCGCAACGTGATGATCTACTTCGACGTCCCCGCCCGGCAGCGGGTCCTCCAGGTGTTCAGCGACAAGCTGGTGCCCGGGGGCTATCTGATGCTGGGGCACTCGGAGAACCTGCTCAACCTGGGAGCGGCCTTCGAGCTGGTCCACCTGCGGGGCGATCTCGTGTACCGGAAGCCCGAGCTGTCGTGGAAGGTGGAGCGATGA
- a CDS encoding response regulator — protein sequence MTQIRALVVDDSQAMRRSIMFALQRLGGVVCVEAADGAEGLKKFTQSKFDLVLTDINMPLMDGLKLISHIRQASEQREVPIVVITTEGAAMDRERAMALGASAYLVKPVQSKVVLDTVKDLLKLH from the coding sequence ATGACGCAGATCCGGGCTCTCGTGGTGGACGACTCCCAGGCGATGCGGCGGAGCATCATGTTCGCGCTTCAGCGCCTCGGCGGAGTGGTCTGCGTCGAGGCGGCGGACGGGGCCGAGGGCCTCAAGAAGTTCACCCAGAGCAAGTTCGATCTGGTGCTCACCGACATCAACATGCCGCTGATGGACGGGCTCAAGCTCATCAGCCACATCCGGCAGGCCTCCGAGCAGCGCGAGGTGCCCATCGTGGTCATCACCACGGAGGGGGCGGCGATGGACCGGGAGCGAGCGATGGCGCTGGGGGCGAGCGCGTACCTCGTCAAGCCGGTGCAGTCCAAGGTGGTGCTGGACACGGTGAAGGACCTGCTCAAGCTGCACTGA
- a CDS encoding putative ABC exporter domain-containing protein yields MSFPRAVAFLWWASLRNRVRRQMQRLRQPKYLVGLLVGGAYLYAVLIRRLNFRGSMEVVPPEGRMFAELPLAAMALATLGAAWAFGQDRPALTFSEAEVQQLFSAPVSRRGLLHYKLARGLFGALTGAFFTTLFVGRAVSPHPLLFFVGATVSLAIVNLHVTAASFVRVRLARLGWLGTALRWAVLGGLFVALGLASHSALEAHPLPVDTRGQTVVRDWLYAVLEEPALRTVLWPGRMLVALPMASGVGEFVRALPLSLGLLLAHYLWVSVLIVPFEEAVVVRVEERARLRGPRMARVGNFVLRRPFFQLVSRGRPEVALLWKNLIAARRIGGPEILLVLALLGLAFPVGTAFFAPESLSSVRQIMASVYLFVAAILTVFGPVSLRSDLRMDLPKLDLLRAMPLTGSQVVAAELLAPGLLLAIMQWVLLALAVGMALGVDLPWGSALWVAGALGVAPLLTALTFGGLFVQNAAVVLFPTWLPADGERARGIEALGQRVLTLAGSLLVLVGGLVPAVLVASLVGFALAGWLGVWALPFAGLTAAAGLFAEVLLGVAALGRAFDRMDVSSEP; encoded by the coding sequence GTGAGCTTCCCTCGCGCGGTGGCGTTCCTCTGGTGGGCCTCGCTGCGCAACCGGGTGCGGCGGCAGATGCAGCGCCTGCGCCAGCCGAAGTACCTCGTCGGATTGTTGGTGGGTGGCGCCTACCTGTACGCGGTGCTGATTCGGCGGCTGAACTTCCGGGGCTCCATGGAGGTGGTGCCCCCGGAAGGGAGGATGTTCGCCGAGCTGCCACTGGCGGCCATGGCGCTGGCGACGCTGGGGGCCGCGTGGGCGTTCGGGCAGGACCGTCCCGCGCTCACGTTCTCGGAGGCGGAGGTTCAGCAGCTCTTCTCCGCGCCGGTGAGCCGGCGGGGGTTGTTGCACTACAAGCTGGCGCGCGGGTTGTTTGGGGCGTTGACGGGCGCCTTCTTCACCACGCTCTTCGTGGGCCGGGCGGTAAGCCCGCATCCCCTGCTGTTCTTCGTGGGGGCCACGGTGTCCCTGGCGATCGTGAACCTGCACGTGACCGCCGCCTCGTTCGTGCGCGTGCGGCTGGCGCGGCTCGGGTGGTTGGGGACGGCGCTCCGGTGGGCGGTCCTGGGAGGGCTGTTCGTGGCCCTGGGCCTGGCCAGCCACTCGGCGCTCGAGGCCCACCCGTTGCCTGTGGATACGCGGGGACAGACGGTGGTGCGGGACTGGCTGTACGCGGTGTTGGAGGAGCCCGCGCTTCGGACCGTGCTGTGGCCGGGGAGGATGCTGGTGGCGCTGCCGATGGCCTCAGGGGTGGGGGAGTTCGTCCGTGCGCTGCCGCTCTCGCTGGGGCTGCTGTTGGCCCACTACCTGTGGGTCTCGGTGCTGATCGTGCCCTTCGAGGAGGCAGTGGTGGTGCGGGTCGAGGAGCGGGCTCGACTGCGGGGGCCTCGGATGGCGCGGGTCGGCAACTTCGTCCTGCGGCGGCCGTTCTTCCAGCTCGTGTCGCGGGGACGGCCCGAGGTGGCGCTGCTGTGGAAGAACCTGATCGCCGCGCGGCGGATAGGGGGGCCGGAGATCCTCCTCGTCCTGGCGTTGCTGGGGCTCGCCTTTCCCGTGGGCACGGCCTTCTTTGCCCCCGAGTCCCTGTCTTCGGTGCGCCAGATCATGGCGAGCGTCTACCTGTTCGTCGCGGCCATCCTCACGGTGTTCGGTCCGGTCTCCCTGCGCTCGGATCTGCGCATGGACTTGCCGAAGCTGGACCTGCTGCGGGCGATGCCGTTGACGGGGTCGCAGGTGGTGGCGGCCGAGCTGCTCGCGCCGGGGCTGTTGCTGGCGATCATGCAGTGGGTGCTGCTCGCCCTGGCGGTGGGGATGGCGCTCGGGGTGGACTTGCCCTGGGGCTCGGCGCTGTGGGTGGCGGGGGCATTGGGGGTGGCGCCGTTGCTGACGGCCCTGACCTTTGGGGGGCTGTTCGTCCAGAACGCCGCGGTGGTGCTCTTCCCCACGTGGCTACCGGCGGATGGCGAACGGGCGCGAGGCATTGAAGCGCTGGGCCAACGGGTGTTGACGCTGGCGGGCTCGTTGCTGGTGCTCGTGGGAGGGCTGGTGCCCGCAGTGCTGGTGGCGTCCCTGGTGGGCTTTGCCCTGGCGGGGTGGCTGGGGGTATGGGCGCTGCCCTTCGCGGGGCTCACGGCGGCGGCGGGGCTGTTCGCCGAGGTGTTGCTGGGGGTGGCGGCCCTCGGCAGGGCCTTCGACCGGATGGACGTGTCGAGTGAGCCGTAG
- a CDS encoding protein-glutamate methylesterase/protein-glutamine glutaminase produces the protein MSVRPPVTVLVIDDSAHNRRMLIELLESEPDIQVLDWAGDGEEGLRKVVDLRPDVVTVDLEMPRLGGYTFLRLLRNTAPTPVIVISSYSHKTDVFKALELGAFDFIAKPQKSTADTRESLRLELMEKVRAARMVRRGSTPRREARKPPAPLETQELPFVVAVAASTGGPPAVQRLLEALAAEPTPCVLVCQHMPAQFTRAFAERLDRIGPFHVTEACEGDRIVPGHVYIAPGGRHMVLAEKEGRLELKIPAQGGKDRYAPSADRLFTSVARTLGSKALAVVLTGMGSDGAAGVREVHHAGGEVWAESEETAVVFGMPQEAIATGVVRRVLPLGEMGPALVTAARRRR, from the coding sequence ATGAGCGTACGCCCTCCCGTCACGGTGCTCGTCATCGATGACTCGGCCCACAACCGCCGGATGTTGATCGAGCTGCTGGAGTCCGAGCCGGACATCCAGGTCCTCGACTGGGCGGGGGATGGAGAGGAGGGCCTGCGCAAGGTGGTGGATCTGCGGCCGGACGTGGTGACGGTGGACCTGGAGATGCCTCGGCTGGGCGGGTACACGTTCCTTCGGCTGCTGCGGAACACGGCTCCCACGCCGGTCATCGTCATCTCCAGCTACTCGCACAAGACGGACGTCTTCAAGGCGCTGGAGCTGGGGGCGTTCGACTTCATCGCCAAGCCGCAGAAGAGCACGGCGGACACGCGCGAGAGCCTGCGGTTGGAGCTGATGGAGAAGGTGCGGGCGGCGCGGATGGTGCGTCGGGGCAGCACCCCGCGGCGCGAGGCCCGCAAGCCGCCGGCTCCGCTGGAGACGCAGGAGTTGCCCTTCGTGGTGGCGGTGGCGGCGTCCACGGGCGGGCCGCCCGCGGTGCAGCGGCTGTTGGAGGCGCTCGCGGCGGAGCCCACGCCCTGCGTGCTCGTCTGCCAGCACATGCCGGCCCAGTTCACCCGGGCCTTCGCCGAGCGGCTGGATCGCATCGGCCCGTTCCACGTGACGGAGGCCTGCGAGGGGGACCGCATCGTCCCGGGCCATGTGTACATCGCCCCGGGCGGCCGCCACATGGTGCTGGCCGAGAAGGAGGGGCGCCTGGAGCTGAAGATCCCGGCGCAGGGGGGGAAGGACCGCTACGCGCCCTCGGCGGACCGGCTCTTCACGAGCGTGGCGAGGACGCTGGGCTCCAAGGCCCTGGCGGTGGTGCTCACGGGGATGGGCTCGGATGGGGCCGCGGGCGTCCGGGAGGTTCACCACGCGGGCGGGGAGGTCTGGGCGGAGTCGGAGGAGACGGCGGTGGTGTTCGGCATGCCCCAGGAGGCCATCGCCACCGGGGTGGTACGGCGGGTGCTGCCACTGGGGGAGATGGGCCCGGCGCTGGTGACGGCGGCCCGGCGTCGGCGCTGA
- a CDS encoding HEAT repeat domain-containing protein has product MTTDVPTLQEEERYRAVLGLDPAGAGTLESLISALHDESWRVRRAAAEAARRLPAPGEVALRLVSVLGERGETGARNAAAEALVGLGDVALGPLIRLLGHSDPDQRKFAADILGQLGRRGAENALIQALADPDLNVRVSAVEAVGRVGSEVGARALERLLKEEEPLLRLAVLEALTQLQWPPPLPVVVPLLAEGRLRRSAYRVLGLIPQVAATELISRGLGSELRSVREAALGALGTQASVADTPLRAEIDAQARTSLKRLPNAMEFVSQAFEAEDYYVRAGALVAAGALREPTLAVLVAEAAREDRLLREVIRTLSRLGAEAGRELLGRMAELSLPARAAAAQALLEMVDPSYVPALSALLEWAEDDLRAVAVKALGRTQSPDAVAPLVALLDEPALAGAAVRALGVLSGGCREAVIKALEAVMEQRPVPAAVAAYAHAGGTAALPTLRRLARDADPLLRAAALDAAVDVDPAVGLELARGALVDEAAPVRASGARVVGRVGDASAGSLLRRALQDEDIAVRLAAVEALGEIGAAERATDLEAMVRHPDGALAGRAVRALARMGTIRPEVLRQAARHSDAEVVKAALQAGAVSAEGVALAVEMLGHPGWDVRATAARVLGDAGGRESLEAVQAALASEQDALARRALSDAVERLSRR; this is encoded by the coding sequence GTGACGACCGACGTCCCCACGCTTCAAGAAGAGGAGCGCTACCGGGCCGTGCTGGGGTTGGACCCAGCCGGGGCGGGGACGCTCGAGTCGCTCATCTCCGCGCTCCATGACGAGAGCTGGCGGGTGCGCCGCGCGGCGGCGGAGGCGGCCAGGCGGTTGCCGGCGCCGGGCGAGGTGGCGCTCCGGCTGGTCTCCGTCCTGGGCGAGCGCGGGGAGACGGGTGCGCGCAACGCGGCCGCCGAGGCGCTGGTGGGCCTGGGCGACGTGGCGCTGGGGCCGCTCATCCGGTTGCTGGGGCATTCGGATCCGGACCAGCGCAAGTTCGCCGCGGACATCCTCGGGCAGTTGGGCCGGCGCGGGGCCGAGAACGCGCTGATCCAGGCCCTGGCGGATCCCGACCTCAACGTCCGCGTCTCCGCGGTGGAGGCGGTGGGGCGCGTGGGCTCCGAGGTGGGGGCTCGCGCGCTGGAGCGACTGCTGAAGGAGGAGGAGCCGCTGCTGCGGTTGGCCGTGCTGGAGGCGCTCACGCAGCTCCAGTGGCCGCCGCCGTTGCCGGTCGTGGTGCCACTGCTGGCGGAGGGGCGGCTGCGGCGCAGCGCCTACCGGGTGCTGGGGCTCATCCCCCAGGTGGCCGCCACGGAGCTCATCAGCCGGGGGCTCGGTTCGGAGCTGCGCTCGGTGCGTGAGGCCGCGCTCGGGGCGCTTGGCACCCAGGCCAGCGTGGCCGACACCCCACTGCGCGCGGAGATCGACGCCCAGGCGCGCACCTCGCTCAAGCGGCTGCCCAACGCGATGGAGTTCGTCTCCCAGGCCTTCGAGGCCGAGGACTATTACGTGCGGGCTGGCGCGCTGGTGGCCGCGGGCGCGCTGCGGGAGCCCACCCTGGCCGTGCTCGTGGCGGAGGCGGCGCGGGAGGACCGGCTGCTGCGCGAGGTCATCCGCACCCTGTCGCGGCTGGGGGCCGAGGCGGGTCGGGAGCTGCTCGGGCGCATGGCGGAGCTGTCCCTGCCGGCGCGAGCGGCGGCGGCCCAGGCGCTGCTGGAGATGGTGGACCCCTCGTATGTCCCCGCGCTGAGCGCGCTGCTCGAGTGGGCCGAGGACGACCTGCGCGCCGTGGCGGTGAAGGCGCTGGGGCGCACCCAGTCGCCGGACGCGGTGGCTCCGCTCGTGGCGCTGCTGGACGAGCCAGCGCTCGCGGGCGCGGCGGTGCGGGCGCTCGGGGTGCTGTCCGGGGGCTGCCGTGAGGCCGTGATCAAGGCGCTGGAGGCGGTGATGGAGCAGCGGCCCGTGCCCGCCGCCGTGGCGGCCTACGCGCATGCCGGTGGAACGGCCGCGCTGCCGACGCTCCGCAGGCTGGCTCGCGATGCGGATCCGCTCCTGCGCGCCGCCGCCCTGGATGCCGCGGTGGATGTGGATCCAGCGGTGGGTCTGGAGTTGGCGCGCGGGGCGCTCGTGGACGAGGCCGCCCCGGTGCGTGCCTCCGGAGCGCGGGTGGTGGGGCGGGTGGGAGATGCTTCCGCGGGCTCGTTGCTGCGCCGGGCGCTGCAGGACGAGGACATCGCCGTGCGGCTCGCCGCGGTGGAGGCCCTGGGAGAGATTGGCGCCGCCGAGCGCGCCACGGACCTGGAGGCCATGGTCCGCCACCCGGACGGGGCGCTGGCGGGTCGGGCCGTTCGTGCGCTGGCGCGGATGGGCACCATCCGGCCCGAGGTGCTCCGGCAGGCGGCACGTCACTCGGACGCGGAGGTGGTGAAGGCCGCGCTGCAGGCCGGGGCGGTGTCGGCCGAGGGTGTGGCGCTGGCGGTGGAGATGCTGGGCCATCCGGGCTGGGACGTGCGCGCCACGGCGGCACGCGTTCTGGGGGACGCGGGAGGACGGGAGAGTCTGGAGGCGGTGCAGGCCGCGCTGGCCTCCGAGCAGGATGCGTTGGCACGGCGTGCGCTCTCGGACGCGGTGGAGCGCCTGTCGAGGCGCTGA
- a CDS encoding chemotaxis protein CheW, translating into MSRFSELLDDFFYRPDEDVGGLLEFAAGSDEMLPVTPEETPEEYLAFVLEGECYAVPIRSVREIGKVPPLTEIPRAEPHLLGVMNLRGDVIPVYDIKMRLRLADKAPQVAGPDAAAPPRAARIIVAHTEEGPAGVWVDAVRDVVRLKPSMLEQAPPGVGGERDCVVGLGRRNAQLYILLDLQQALA; encoded by the coding sequence GTGTCCCGCTTCTCCGAACTGCTCGATGACTTCTTCTACCGACCGGACGAGGACGTCGGTGGCCTGCTGGAGTTTGCCGCCGGCAGCGACGAGATGCTGCCCGTCACCCCGGAGGAGACGCCCGAGGAGTACCTGGCCTTCGTGCTGGAAGGGGAGTGCTACGCCGTGCCCATCCGCTCCGTCCGGGAGATAGGCAAGGTACCGCCGCTGACGGAGATTCCGCGCGCCGAGCCGCACCTGCTGGGCGTGATGAACCTGCGCGGCGATGTCATCCCCGTTTATGACATCAAGATGCGGCTGAGGCTGGCGGACAAGGCTCCTCAGGTGGCGGGCCCGGATGCGGCGGCGCCCCCGCGCGCGGCGCGCATCATCGTGGCCCATACGGAGGAGGGGCCCGCGGGCGTGTGGGTGGACGCGGTGCGGGATGTGGTGCGCCTGAAGCCCTCCATGCTGGAGCAGGCCCCGCCGGGCGTGGGCGGCGAGCGCGACTGTGTGGTGGGGCTGGGACGACGCAACGCGCAGCTCTACATCCTCCTCGACCTGCAGCAGGCGCTCGCATGA
- a CDS encoding chemotaxis protein CheW → MREPMKMLPRRSLPERATTQDPLVKLCSFLVGKEEYVLDIMRVEEILPPQRIIPVPRAPSFVEGMLHLRGAMLPVVDMRQRLTATEAPPSPRSRLLVCLLGRRRLALRVDRVTEVMRVRRSEIKPAPALLSPGRTPFVVGVCGTQERPRLLLDIKALLRAEVERETQRPGGAA, encoded by the coding sequence ATGAGGGAGCCCATGAAGATGCTCCCGCGCCGGTCCCTGCCCGAGCGCGCGACGACGCAGGATCCGCTCGTGAAGCTCTGCTCCTTCCTCGTGGGCAAGGAGGAGTACGTGCTGGACATCATGCGCGTGGAGGAGATCCTCCCGCCTCAGCGGATCATCCCCGTGCCGCGCGCGCCCTCCTTCGTGGAGGGCATGCTGCACCTGCGCGGGGCGATGCTGCCGGTGGTGGACATGCGGCAGCGGTTGACCGCCACGGAGGCGCCGCCCTCGCCGCGCTCCCGGTTGCTGGTGTGCTTGCTGGGCCGGCGGCGGTTGGCGCTGCGGGTGGATCGGGTGACGGAGGTGATGCGGGTGCGCCGCAGTGAGATCAAACCCGCTCCCGCGTTGCTGTCTCCGGGGCGGACGCCGTTCGTGGTGGGTGTGTGTGGGACGCAGGAGCGGCCGAGGCTGCTCCTGGACATCAAGGCCCTGCTGCGCGCCGAGGTAGAGCGCGAGACGCAGCGGCCAGGAGGGGCGGCGTGA